A genome region from Leishmania mexicana MHOM/GT/2001/U1103 complete genome, chromosome 28 includes the following:
- a CDS encoding putative protein kinase, producing the protein MTTDVGPDDNVVNNFIITPSSPKSEWTIHDFELLHKLGGGNYGDVYLASVRKSNYVVAIKKLSIKKLAEFDIVNQLRREIEIAFNTRHKYLLRTYAYFFDEHDIYLILEPCSNGMLYSELNRVKLFPPPTAARYVAQLAEALLYLHQHHILHRDIKPENILLDHNQNIKLADFGWSVHDPLNRRKTSCGTPEYFPPEIVSRQMYDMSADLWCLGIFCFELLVGHTPFVSKDNDQIYKKIHAMQYTIPESVPPEAKDLISNLLIREGSKRLVLHRVLNHPFLLKYYYGPNGITPPTGKRPRS; encoded by the coding sequence ATGACGACGGATGTCGGCCCTGACGACAATGTCGTGAACAACTTCATCATTACCCCGTCGTCCCCGAAGTCGGAGTGGACGATACACGActttgagctgctgcacaagcTGGGAGGAGGCAATTACGGTGATGTCTACCTGGCGAGTGTGCGCAAGAGCAACTACGTCGTGGCCATCAAGAAGCTCTCGATCAAGAAGCTGGCAGAGTTTGACATCGTGAATCAGCTGCGGCGCGAGATCGAGATCGCCTTCAACACACGACACAAGTACCTCCTGCGCACGTACGCCTACTTCTTCGATGAGCACGACATCTACCTTATCCTGGAGCCGTGCAGCAACGGCATGCTCTACAGCGAGCTGAATCGCGTGAAGCTGTTCCCACCGCCGACGGCAGCCCGCTACGTGGCACAGCTGGCCGAGGCACTTCTGTACCTTCACCAGCACCACATTCTGCACCGCGACATCAAGCCGGAGAACATTCTGCTGGACCACAATCAGAACATCAAACTCGCCGATTTCGGCTGGTCTGTGCATGACCCGCTGAACCGGCGCAAGACCTCCTGCGGCACGCCAGAGTACTTTCCACCCGAGATCGTTAGCCGGCAGATGTATGACATGAGCGCCGACCTCTGGTGCCTGGGCATTTTCTGCTTTGAACTGCTTGTGGGCCACACACCGTTCGTGAGCAAGGACAACGACCAAATCTACAAGAAGATCCATGCGATGCAGTACACCATCCCCGAGAGCGTCCCACCAGAGGCGAAGGATTTGATTTCGAATCTGCTCATCCGCGAGGGGTCGAAGCGGCTGGTGTTACATCGCGTGCTGAACCACCCCTTCTTGCTCAAATATTACTATGGTCCGAACGGCATTACGCCACCGACGGGAAAGCGGCCGCGCAGCTAA
- a CDS encoding putative RAD51 protein: MQTRSKAKARRGRPSARPSEEVEVVESQLQEAHQNEEQEPQQQQQSAEVAETNASGFRVIQILENYGVASSDIKKLMECGFYTVESAAYAPKKAILAVKGISENKAEKIMAECAKLVPMGFTSAVAYHEARKEIIMVTTGSREVDKLLGGGIETGSITELFGEFRTGKTQLCHTLCVTCQLPISQGGAEGMALYIDTEGTFRPERLVAVAERYKLDPEDVLANVACARAFNTDHQQQLLMQASAMMAENRFALIIVDSATALYRTDYSGRNELAARQMHLGKFLRSLHNLAEEYGVAVVVTNQVVANVDGSAQMFQADAKKPIGGHIMAHASTTRLSLRKGRGEQRIIKVYDSPCLAEAEAVFGIYEDGVGDARD, encoded by the coding sequence ATGCAGACTCGTTCCAAGGCCAAGGCTCGCCGCGGTCGTCCGTCGGCGCGGCCATCTGAAGAGGTTGAGGTTGTGGAGAgccagctgcaggaggcccACCAGAATGAAGAGCAGgagcctcagcagcagcagcagagcgccGAGGTGGCTGAAACGAACGCAAGTGGCTTTCGCGTTATCCAGATCTTGGAGAACTACGGCGTCGCCAGCTCGGATATCAAGAAGCTCATGGAATGCGGCTTTTACACGGTCGAGTCGGCGGCCTACGCCCCGAAGAAGGCCATCCTGGCCGTGAAGGGGATCAGCGAGAACAAGGCCGAGAAAATTATGGCGGAGTGCGCCAAGCTGGTGCCGATGGGGTTCACCTCCGCGGTGGCCTACCACGAGGCGCGCAAGGAGATCATTATGGTCACCACGGGCAGCCGCGAGGTGGACAAGCtactcggcggcggcatcgaaACTGGCAGCATCACAGAGCTCTTCGGGGAGTTCCGTACGGGCAAGACACAGCTCTGCCATACGCTGTGCGTGACGTGCCAGCTACCGATATCGCAGGGTGGCGCGGAGGGCATGGCGCTTTACATCGACACTGAAGGCACCTTCCGCCCGGAACGCCTCGTTGCCGTTGCTGAGCGGTACAAGCTGGACCCGGAGGATGTGCTCGCTAAcgtggcgtgtgcgcgtgccttcAACACGgatcaccagcagcagctcctgaTGCAGGCGTCTGCCATGATGGCCGAGAACCGCTTTGCGCTCATCATCGTGGACTCTGCAACCGCTCTCTACCGTACAGACTACAGCGGCCGCAACGAACTCGCGGCGCGGCAGATGCACCTCGGCAAATTCTTGCGCTCGCTGCACAACCTCGCTGAGGAGTACGGAGTGGCGGTGGTTGTCACAAACCAGGTGGTGGCCAACGTGGACGGCTCCGCGCAGATGTTCCAGGCGGACGCCAAGAAGCCAATTGGAGGCCATATCATGGCCCACgcctcgacgacgcggctTAGCCTGCGCAAGGGTCGCGGTGAGCAGCGCATCATCAAGGTGTACGACTCTCCGTGCCTGGCCGAGGCCGAGGCGGTCTTTGGTATCTACGAAGATGGCGTTGGTGACGCTCGGGATTGA
- a CDS encoding RAD50 DNA repair-like protein, whose product MTSIEKLQLCGVRSFDPNPANQQFIQFQKPLTVILGKNGAGKTTIIEALLNACTGAMPPGSGTEKGSFVYDPKVVGETEVKAQIRLIFTGKGGKLMQVIRSFQATRSAHRVTFTTLDNTVAFQDLATGEVVSSTYRASDVDRVVPEMLGVSPAVLEHVIFCHQEECNWPLGPPKDVKRIFDDIFAATRYVLALDRLRDNSKEFRRQLKEHEASLMALREHREQAKQLEQQIAQKESVVKAIQDRSIGIEPELRGLRQAREALRTVEEQIETLQREVAVTNGRLEERREAVRRMGVPATSQTLEDLLEMRGSFTAQMQQLEEGLVHDTKRHDTAAARRRAQEEEMYKCRSNVQLLEREAQLHKQNVARLRELIQHLSNEYVLSEGNIDERSLQRLLQKAEEAVAVERRRARTTSEGIQQRIRDAEDGVQGSSRAVDGCNKEIEMREHAVENVRRRMKENAAAIAALGGDGCRGQLRQVQVEVEELQQRVAATEELRKKGSGGHQSQRIIMELEEQNSTVAELREEMMQQKLLERQQQDLVLLRQQIDESSAAVAAALQRDVLPILHEVGVQVPQEAAADSLSLTTLTSLRSQAAQVRQLKAEELSALQTRALELEKACALQEQKMSYSADELAQCRRAVDAGTRQCAGLFPDMDAYEGVLLQAREAAETAVQKRHALEALASCYHDFMVVAKEEKTCAVCERPFDSDDSLESFLTRKADRQRTSPEALAAVQATVTAAQEAYQSLEKLQSVVVTVRQNRHRIPVLEVELNALEDKMKQSCAEQREVCATRDAAQHVVHQLDTMYQHLCMVCTMGEKTVALRDTLARKEKDFEAAQAEQQQQETQRKGGSGDGATARAEPPQRSYEELCEAYAAATERLHKLNRQFTEAQRMERGQDENAAERELQERKAAMLQAEVAVAKLEDLEAAVRELQEEAAQHRTRVEELKRQAAEAQRSVEAHQQRVLQLRAEFQKTEAAERGALDTAETQLRELQLSLPPVLRYVQNGCARQLEELRVHLHETESAYKAAAQEEEGLASRMKEARETLSDQHRRSADMDRHIDVLQQEASIAADEAHLAETERTLASLKSDRLQEVEQLLGKEARQASLATLREMITAKITSLEKIRAQQDGNTEAMLLDVNQLKQQLRGDKYQNIEKRYRSTFLKVQTTEISIQDIEKYYSALEKAVQSYHQEKIAQINQIIAELWRQTYRGSDVDTVEIRSETEGTTTTAARRSYNYRVVMKRGNNEMDMRGRCSAGQKVLASIIIRLALSEAFCCDCGILALDEPTTNLDDDNARSLADALRTLIQARRAVKHFQLVVITHDEQFVRALGGQSLEKFYYVLKDREGAFSVIDERTFDQLFA is encoded by the coding sequence ATGACGAGCATCGAGAAGTTGCAGCTCTGTGGCGTGCGCAGCTTCGACCCAAACCCGGCGAATCAGCAGTTCATTCAGTTTCAGAAGCCGTTGACGGTCATTCTGGGCAAGAATGGTGCTGGCAAAACGACCATcatcgaggcgctgctgaacgCGTGCACGGGGGCCATGCCTCCCGGCAGTGGGACCGAGAAGGGCTCCTTTGTGTATGATCCCAAGGTGGTTGGCGAAACAGAGGTCAAAGCGCAGATTCGACTGATATTCACCGGCAAGGGCGGTAAGCTGATGCAGGTCATCCGCTCCTTTCAGGCCACACGCAGTGCGCACCGTGTCACTTTTACAACACTGGACAACACTGTCGCGTTCCAGGACTTGGCCACCGGGGAGGTGGTCTCGAGCACGTACCGCGCCAGCGATGTCGACCGTGTCGTGCCGGAAATGCTCGGCGTGTCTCCCGCTGTGCTGGAGCACGTCATTTTTTGTCACCAGGAAGAGTGCAACTGGCCACTGGGTCCACCGAAGGATGTGAAGCGCATCTTCGACGACATCTTCGCTGCGACTCGGTACGTCCTGGCACTGGACCGGCTGCGCGACAACAGCAAGGAGTTTCGCCGCCAACTGAAAGAGCACGAGGCGAGCCTGATGGCGCTACGGGAGCACCGCGAGCAGGCaaagcagctggagcagcaaATAGCGCAGAAGGAAAGCGTTGTGAAAGCCATTCAGGACCGCAGCATCGGCATCGAGCCAGAGCTACGGGGCCTGCGCCaggcgcgcgaggcgctgcgtacggtggaggagcagatCGAGACATTGCAGCGTGAGGTGGCGGTCACGAACGGGCGTCTCGAAGAACGTCGCGAGGCAGTGCGCCGGATGGGTGTACCAGCCACGAGCCAGACGCTAGAGGATCTGCTCGAGATGCGCGGCAGCTTCACCGCGCagatgcagcagctggaaGAGGGTCTCGTGCACGACACAAAGCGCCACGATacggccgcggcgcggcgacgcgctcaagaggaggagatgtaCAAGTGCCGATCAaacgtgcagctgctggagcgtgaggcgcagctgcacaagcAAAACGTGGCGCGGCTTCGTGAGCTTATCCAGCACCTGTCTAACGAGTACGTTCTGAGTGAGGGCAACATTGACGAGCGCAGTCTGCAGCGTCTGCTCCaaaaggcggaggaggccgtggcggtggagcgTCGGCGTGCTCGCACTACCTCAGAGGGTATTCAGCAGCGCATTCGAGACGCGGAGGACGGCGTGCAGGGCAGTTCCCGCGCTGTGGATGGGTGCAACAAGGAGATAGAGATGCGCGAGCACGCCGTGGAGAATGTGCGACGCCGCATGAAGGAgaacgccgctgccatcgcgGCCCTTGGTGGGGATGGGTGCCGtgggcagctgcgccaggtgcaggtggaggtggaggagctgcagcagcgtgtcgCTGCCACCGAAGAGTTGCGGAAGAAAGGTAGTGGGGGACACCAAAGCCAGCGCATTATCATGGAGCTAGAGGAGCAGAATAGCACCGTGGCTGAACTGCGCGAGGAGATGATGCAGcagaagctgctggagcgccagcagcaggatctagtgctgctgcgccagcagatCGATGAATCCAgtgcggccgtggcggcggcgctgcagcgagaCGTGCTCCCGATTTTGCACGAAGTCGGCGTACAAGttccgcaggaggcggctGCTGACTCCTTGTCATTGACAACCCTAACGTCTTTGCGCTCCCAAGCCGCCCAGGTACGGCAgctgaaggcggaggagttGAGTGCTCTCCAGACACGCGCGCtagagctggagaaggcgtgcGCCTTGCAGGAGCAGAAGATGTCCTACAGCGCCGATGAGCTGGCCCAGTGTCGCCGCGCTGTGGATGCCGGCACGAGGCAGTGCGCCGGTCTCTTCCCGGACATGGACGCCTACGaaggggtgctgctgcaggctagggaggcggcggagacggcggtgcagaaACGCCACGCCCTGGAGGCCCTCGCGTCGTGCTACCACGATTTCATGGTCGtcgcgaaggaggagaagacgTGTGCCGTCTGCGAGCGTCCTTTTGACAGCGACGACTCGCTGGAGAGCTTTCTGACGCGCAAAGCCGACAGGCAGCGTACCAGCCCAGAGGCACTAGCGGCTGTGCAGGCGACCGTCACCGCAGCCCAGGAGGCGTATCAGAGTCTTGAAAAGCTGCAGAGCGTCGTGGTGACTGTGCGGCAGAACAGGCATCGTATTCCGGTTCTAGAGGTCGAACTCAACGCGCTGGAGGACAAGATGAAGCAGAGCTGCgcagagcagcgcgaggTCTGCGCGACCCGCGATGCTGCCCAGCATGTGGTGCATCAGCTGGACACGATGTACCAGCATCTGTGCATGGTGTGTACAATGGGAGAGAAGACGGTAGCACTGCGCGACACGCTGGCGAGGAAGGAGAAAGACTttgaggcggcgcaggcagagcagcaacaacaagagACACAGCGAaaggggggcagcggcgatggtgccaCAGCGAGAGCTGAGCCACCACAGCGCTCTTATGAGGAGCTTTGTGAGGCCTACGCGGCTGCAACGGAGCGACTGCACAAGCTCAACAGGCAGTTCACTGAGGCCCAGCGGATGGAGCGCGGCCAGGATGAGAATGCGGCCGAACgagagctgcaggagcgcaaGGCAGCGATGCTCCAGGCCGAGGTCGCGGTGGCAAAGCTGGAGGACTTGGAGGCGGCTGTTCGTGaactgcaggaggaggctgctCAGCACCGCACGCGGGTGGAAGAACTGAAGCGCcaggcagcagaggcgcagcgctcCGTGGAGGCccatcagcagcgcgtcCTGCAACTCCGGGCCGAGTTTCagaagacggaggcggccgagCGCGGCGCCTTGGACACAGCGGAGACGCAGCTtcgcgagctgcagctgtcGCTGCCTCCGGTCCTCCGCTACGTGCAGAACGGCTGCGCCCgacagctggaggagctACGGGTGCACCTGCACGAGACGGAGAGCGCGTACAAAGCCGCGGCtcaagaggaggaggggcttgCCAGTCGGATGAAGGAAGCGCGGGAGACGCTCAGcgaccagcaccgccgctccgcGGACATGGACCGCCACATCGACGTcctgcagcaggaggcgtCCATCGCGGCCGACGAGGCTCACTTGGCGGAGACGGAGCGCACCCTCGCCTCCCTGAAGTCGGACCGGCTtcaggaggtggagcagctgttGGGTAAGGAGGCTAGACAGGCGAGCCTGGCCACACTGCGCGAGATGATCACCGCCAAGATTACGTCGCTGGAGAAGATACGTGCGCAGCAGGATGGTAACACAgaggcgatgctgctcgATGTAAATCAactgaagcagcagctgcgtggcGACAAGTACCAGAACATCGAGAAGCGCTACCGGTCCACGTTCCTGAAGGTGCAAACGACGGAGATATCCATCCAGGACATCGAGAAGTACTACAgtgcgctggagaaggcggtgcagtCGTACCACCAGGAGAAGATTGCACAGATCAACCAAATCATCGCAGAGCTGTGGCGCCAGACgtaccgcggcagcgacgtcgaTACGGTGGAGATTCGCTCAGAGACGGAgggcacgacgacgactgcggcgcggcgcagctaCAACTACCGCGTTGTCATGAAGCGGGGCAACAACGAGATGGACATGCGTGGTCGCTGCAGTGCTGGACAGAAGGTGCTCGCCTCTATCATCATTCGGCTCGCGCTGAGCGAAGCCTTctgctgcgactgcggcaTCCTCGCCCTTGATGAGCCGACAACAAACCTTGATGACGACAACGCTCGCAGTCTGGCggacgcgctgcgcacccTCATCCAGGCGCGGAGGGCGGTGAAGCACTTTCAACTCGTCGTTATCACGCACGACGAGCagtttgtgcgtgcgctAGGAGGGCAGTCGCTGGAGAAGTTCTACTACGTCCTTAAGGATCGAGAGGGCGCATTCTCGGTGATTGATGAACGCACCTTTGACCAGCTTTTTGCGTGA
- a CDS encoding putative ribosomal protein S26, translated as MTTKRRNHGRSKPAHSRGRVKPIHCFNCGRLTPKDKAVGRFVVRRMLDAASARDVAEASPVYGANFPMPKLYMKQRFCIACAIHSRTVRARPVENRKIRYTKKVPFRAAGKK; from the coding sequence ATGACGACCAAGCGCCGCAACCACGGACGTTCGAAGCCCGCGCACAGCCGCGGTCGCGTCAAGCCGATCCACTGCTTCAACTGCGGTCGTCTGACCCCGAAGGACAAGGCCGTCGGCCGCTTCGTGGTGCGCCGCATGCTGGATGCCGCTTCCGCCCGCGATGTGGCGGAGGCGTCCCCGGTGTACGGTGCGAACTTCCCGATGCCGAAGCTGTACATGAAGCAGCGCTTCTGCATTGCGTGCGCTATCCACAGCCGCACCGTGCGCGCTCGCCCGGTCGAAAACCGCAAGATACGCTACACGAAGAAGGTGCCGTTCCGCGCTGCCGGTAAGAAATGA